A single Mangifera indica cultivar Alphonso chromosome 20, CATAS_Mindica_2.1, whole genome shotgun sequence DNA region contains:
- the LOC123204284 gene encoding LOW QUALITY PROTEIN: guard cell S-type anion channel SLAC1 (The sequence of the model RefSeq protein was modified relative to this genomic sequence to represent the inferred CDS: inserted 4 bases in 3 codons; deleted 1 base in 1 codon; substituted 3 bases at 3 genomic stop codons), which produces MVIPVVIPKDYEDILLPKDETWPFFLRFSIDCFDIHLGLNNQAILWCGPATSSTTKFLHIPPYISLVVCLLAITVLLLVFITIVSITYLLKCIFCFEVVEKECFHPVRVNFFFALXVVYMFFAIGAPPLLTRGPLYPTIXDVVMAPYFFLELKIYGQWLFGGKRHLCKVANPSSHLLVVGNFVGXILAAIVGWKEVGKFLWAIGFAHYLVVFVKLYQRLPTRETLLKELHHVYSMFIVAPPVASIAWETIYXSFDELSRNCFFIALFLYISLVVSTNFFIGFKFSMAWXPYTFPMTTASVATIKYAEQVPCVLSKGLALSLSFMSSTMVIVXYVSTLLHAFVWCTLFLNDLAIVIPKKRLAKKKPFKKAYDTGRWTKNVLTKHNSSNKYFY; this is translated from the exons ATGGTCATCCCAGTGGTCATTCCAAAG GACTACGAGGACATTCTTTTGCCGAAAGATGAAACATGGCCCTTTTTTCTTCGTTTCTCGATTGATTGCTTTGATATTCATCTTGGTCTCAACAACCAAGCTATTCTTTGGTGTGGTCCTGCCACAAGTTCAACAACTAAATTTTTGCACATTCCTCCTTATATCAGCCTTGTCGTGTGTCTATTAGCAATTACTGTTCTTTTATTAGTCTTTATCACT ATTGTTTCAATCACCTACTTACTCAAATGCATATTCTGCTTTGAAGTTGTGGAAAAAGAATGCTTTCATCCAGTAAGGGTCAATTTCTTCTTTGCTTTATAGGTTGTGTACATGTTCTTTGCTATTGGAGCACCACCTCTACTAACACGTGGGCCTTTGTATCCCACTATTTAGGATGTTGTCATGGCACCCTATTTTTTCCTTGAACTTAAGATTTATGGGCAGTGGCTTTTTGGGGGTAAAAGGCATCTCTGTAAGGTAGCTAAC CCATCTTCTCATCTATTAGTGGTTGGCAACTTTGTTG CAATTTTAGCTGCTATAGTTGGGTGGAAGGAGGTTGGAAAATTTTTATGGGCCATTGGTTTTGCACATTATCTTGTGGTGTTTGTGAAATTGTATCAAAGATTGCCAACAAGAGAAACACTACTTAAAGAATTGCACCATGTCTATTCTATGTTTATTGTCGCCCCACCGGTTGCTAGCATTGCTTGGGAAACTATCT TGAGTTTTGATGAGTTGTCAAGGAATTGCTTCTTCATCGCACTTTTTCTATATATCTCATTGGTTGTAAGTACCAACTTCTTCATAGGGTTCAA GTTCTCAATGGCATGGTGACCTTATACATTCCCCATGACAACAGCATCAGTGGCAACAATCAAGTATGCAGAACAGGTTCCTTGTGTTTTAAGCAAGGGTCTTGCACTTAGTCTTTCCTTCATGTCCTCAACAATGGTGATTGT GTATGTGTCAACTCTTCTTCATGCCTTTGTTTGGTGCACCTTATTCCTTAATGATCTTGCCATCGTTATTCCAAAGAAAAGGCTTGCTAAGAAGAAACCCTTTAAGAAAGCTTATGATACGGGGCGTTGGACGAAGAATGTTCTAACAAAGCATAATTCATCCAACAAATATTTTTACTGA
- the LOC123204490 gene encoding protein TPX2 isoform X1 encodes MEEEMEMELPVFEAREIDLDYEFDAARFFDFTREESFPEAREAELWFESAPSYPPSPFVAKLVLREDILLKNVNTSPKSIVNTSLDNDSNSYVDPEFSQIEMSEGIFTNIHGGDLQKVWYKPLDLAKGLKFYDHMSSDKAKAKAKPVKTHTCRISTLMKPTTSQLAKQNRPAQVANSRFQMLPIQKGEKSLCNSFLVESQAPKRQKLEGGHLRKAADDKLQTNFVHKAPKKDGTFDKNSVQVKLKLTVPREPDLETAHRAQRTRPKNIAERENDTAAAHRFKARPLNRKILKAPTLPIPKKSAPKLPEFQEFHLKTLDRAMLHTSSVPSSVHYNSVSDKSLQESNKPSTVSVAGHGNTDFGGTAHTLTGVISLNAPKKDVIMHSFKARPLNRKIFSSKGDIGIFRNSKRETTVPMEFSFQSGKRIQPNLPIDLFSKLSLTSELQPRNGSQLKLPQSTFMATKSSKENRLNSFQPECESGHLVKEKSSVFGGKQNQWCNDEVGTCLNARRSLGIR; translated from the exons ATGGAAGAAGAAATGGAGATGGAGTTACCTGTGTTTGAGGCGCGTGAGATTGACCTCGACTACGAGTTCGATGCGGCTCGGTTCTTCGACTTCACTCGCGAAGAGTCTTTCCCTGAGGCGCGTGAGGCTGAGCTCTGGTTCGAGTCGGCGCCGAGTTATCCACCTTCTC CCTTTGTGGCAAAATTAGTGTTAAGAGAGGACATTCTCCTTAAAAATGTGAATACATCTCCAAAATCTATAGTTAACACATCGCTGGATAATGACTCTAATAGTTACGTGGACCCCGAATTCTCCCAAATAG AGATGAGTGAGGGTATCTTCACCAACATACATGGTGGTGATCTACAAAAGGTCTGGTATAAACCATTAGACTTAGCTAAAG GATTGAAATTTTACGATCACATGTCTAGTGataaagcaaaagcaaaagctAAACCTGTAAAGACACATACCTGTAGGATCTCAACTTTGATGAAACCAACAACAAGTCAGTTGGCCAAGCAAAATCGGCCTGCTCAAGTTGCTAATTCTAG ATTTCAGATGCTACCAATTCAAAAAGGTGAAAAGAGCCTGTGCAATTCTTTTCTGGTTGAAAGTCAAGCTCCTAAGAGGCAGAAACTAGAGGGAGGTCACTTGCGTAAG GCTGCTGATGACAAGCTGCAAACTAACTTTGTTCACAAGGCACCTAAAAAG GATGGAACTTTTGATAAAAACTCTGTGCAGGTGAAGCTGAAACTCACTGTTCCTAGAGAGCCTGACCTTGAAACAGCACATAGGGCCCAAAGGACAAG GCCAAAGAATATTGCAGAACGAGAAAATGATACAGCAGCAGCACATAGATTTAAAGCAAGGCCATTGAACAGAAAA ATTCTCAAGGCTCCGACCTTGCCGATTCCGAAGAAGAGTGCTCCAAAGTTGCCAGAATTTCAA GAATTTCACTTGAAGACATTGGACAGGGCCATGCTGCACACATCATCTGTTCCATCTTCTGTACACTACAACAGTGTTTCTGACAAG TCTTTGCAGGAATCCAATAAACCTAGTACTGTTTCTGTGGCGGGACATGGAAATACAGATTTTGGGGG AACTGCTCATACTTTGACTGGAGTAATTAGCTTAAATGCTCCAAAGAAGGATGTGATAATGCACAGTTTTAAAGCTCGTCCTCTCAATAGGAAG ATATTTTCAAGTAAAGGAGATATTGGCATTTTCCGGAATAGTAAACGGGAAACCACAGTACCAATG GAATTTAGTTTCCAAAGTGGGAAGAGGATTCAGCCTAATTTACCAATTGATCTTTTCAGCAAG CTCTCCCTGACATCAGAACTACAGCCAAGAAATGGATCTCAATTGAAATTGCCCCAATCTACCTTCATGGCTACGAAG AGctcaaaagaaaatagattgaattcattcCAGCCAGAATGTGAG TCAGGACATCTGGTGAAAGAAAAATCATCTGTTTTTGGTGGGAAGCAGAATCAATGGTGCAATGATGAAGTTGGTACCTGCTTGAATGCAAGGAG GAGTTTGGGCATCCGCTGA
- the LOC123204490 gene encoding protein TPX2 isoform X2 — protein sequence MEEEMEMELPVFEAREIDLDYEFDAARFFDFTREESFPEAREAELWFESAPSYPPSPFVAKLVLREDILLKNVNTSPKSIVNTSLDNDSNSYVDPEFSQIEMSEGIFTNIHGGDLQKVWYKPLDLAKGLKFYDHMSSDKAKAKAKPVKTHTCRISTLMKPTTSQLAKQNRPAQVANSRFQMLPIQKGEKSLCNSFLVESQAPKRQKLEGGHLRKAADDKLQTNFVHKAPKKDGTFDKNSVQVKLKLTVPREPDLETAHRAQRTRPKNIAERENDTAAAHRFKARPLNRKILKAPTLPIPKKSAPKLPEFQEFHLKTLDRAMLHTSSVPSSVHYNSVSDKESNKPSTVSVAGHGNTDFGGTAHTLTGVISLNAPKKDVIMHSFKARPLNRKIFSSKGDIGIFRNSKRETTVPMEFSFQSGKRIQPNLPIDLFSKLSLTSELQPRNGSQLKLPQSTFMATKSSKENRLNSFQPECESGHLVKEKSSVFGGKQNQWCNDEVGTCLNARRSLGIR from the exons ATGGAAGAAGAAATGGAGATGGAGTTACCTGTGTTTGAGGCGCGTGAGATTGACCTCGACTACGAGTTCGATGCGGCTCGGTTCTTCGACTTCACTCGCGAAGAGTCTTTCCCTGAGGCGCGTGAGGCTGAGCTCTGGTTCGAGTCGGCGCCGAGTTATCCACCTTCTC CCTTTGTGGCAAAATTAGTGTTAAGAGAGGACATTCTCCTTAAAAATGTGAATACATCTCCAAAATCTATAGTTAACACATCGCTGGATAATGACTCTAATAGTTACGTGGACCCCGAATTCTCCCAAATAG AGATGAGTGAGGGTATCTTCACCAACATACATGGTGGTGATCTACAAAAGGTCTGGTATAAACCATTAGACTTAGCTAAAG GATTGAAATTTTACGATCACATGTCTAGTGataaagcaaaagcaaaagctAAACCTGTAAAGACACATACCTGTAGGATCTCAACTTTGATGAAACCAACAACAAGTCAGTTGGCCAAGCAAAATCGGCCTGCTCAAGTTGCTAATTCTAG ATTTCAGATGCTACCAATTCAAAAAGGTGAAAAGAGCCTGTGCAATTCTTTTCTGGTTGAAAGTCAAGCTCCTAAGAGGCAGAAACTAGAGGGAGGTCACTTGCGTAAG GCTGCTGATGACAAGCTGCAAACTAACTTTGTTCACAAGGCACCTAAAAAG GATGGAACTTTTGATAAAAACTCTGTGCAGGTGAAGCTGAAACTCACTGTTCCTAGAGAGCCTGACCTTGAAACAGCACATAGGGCCCAAAGGACAAG GCCAAAGAATATTGCAGAACGAGAAAATGATACAGCAGCAGCACATAGATTTAAAGCAAGGCCATTGAACAGAAAA ATTCTCAAGGCTCCGACCTTGCCGATTCCGAAGAAGAGTGCTCCAAAGTTGCCAGAATTTCAA GAATTTCACTTGAAGACATTGGACAGGGCCATGCTGCACACATCATCTGTTCCATCTTCTGTACACTACAACAGTGTTTCTGACAAG GAATCCAATAAACCTAGTACTGTTTCTGTGGCGGGACATGGAAATACAGATTTTGGGGG AACTGCTCATACTTTGACTGGAGTAATTAGCTTAAATGCTCCAAAGAAGGATGTGATAATGCACAGTTTTAAAGCTCGTCCTCTCAATAGGAAG ATATTTTCAAGTAAAGGAGATATTGGCATTTTCCGGAATAGTAAACGGGAAACCACAGTACCAATG GAATTTAGTTTCCAAAGTGGGAAGAGGATTCAGCCTAATTTACCAATTGATCTTTTCAGCAAG CTCTCCCTGACATCAGAACTACAGCCAAGAAATGGATCTCAATTGAAATTGCCCCAATCTACCTTCATGGCTACGAAG AGctcaaaagaaaatagattgaattcattcCAGCCAGAATGTGAG TCAGGACATCTGGTGAAAGAAAAATCATCTGTTTTTGGTGGGAAGCAGAATCAATGGTGCAATGATGAAGTTGGTACCTGCTTGAATGCAAGGAG GAGTTTGGGCATCCGCTGA
- the LOC123204490 gene encoding protein TPX2 isoform X3, with protein MEEEMEMELPVFEAREIDLDYEFDAARFFDFTREESFPEAREAELWFESAPTFVAKLVLREDILLKNVNTSPKSIVNTSLDNDSNSYVDPEFSQIEMSEGIFTNIHGGDLQKVWYKPLDLAKGLKFYDHMSSDKAKAKAKPVKTHTCRISTLMKPTTSQLAKQNRPAQVANSRFQMLPIQKGEKSLCNSFLVESQAPKRQKLEGGHLRKAADDKLQTNFVHKAPKKDGTFDKNSVQVKLKLTVPREPDLETAHRAQRTRPKNIAERENDTAAAHRFKARPLNRKILKAPTLPIPKKSAPKLPEFQEFHLKTLDRAMLHTSSVPSSVHYNSVSDKSLQESNKPSTVSVAGHGNTDFGGTAHTLTGVISLNAPKKDVIMHSFKARPLNRKIFSSKGDIGIFRNSKRETTVPMEFSFQSGKRIQPNLPIDLFSKLSLTSELQPRNGSQLKLPQSTFMATKSSKENRLNSFQPECESGHLVKEKSSVFGGKQNQWCNDEVGTCLNARRSLGIR; from the exons ATGGAAGAAGAAATGGAGATGGAGTTACCTGTGTTTGAGGCGCGTGAGATTGACCTCGACTACGAGTTCGATGCGGCTCGGTTCTTCGACTTCACTCGCGAAGAGTCTTTCCCTGAGGCGCGTGAGGCTGAGCTCTGGTTCGAGTCGGCGCCGA CCTTTGTGGCAAAATTAGTGTTAAGAGAGGACATTCTCCTTAAAAATGTGAATACATCTCCAAAATCTATAGTTAACACATCGCTGGATAATGACTCTAATAGTTACGTGGACCCCGAATTCTCCCAAATAG AGATGAGTGAGGGTATCTTCACCAACATACATGGTGGTGATCTACAAAAGGTCTGGTATAAACCATTAGACTTAGCTAAAG GATTGAAATTTTACGATCACATGTCTAGTGataaagcaaaagcaaaagctAAACCTGTAAAGACACATACCTGTAGGATCTCAACTTTGATGAAACCAACAACAAGTCAGTTGGCCAAGCAAAATCGGCCTGCTCAAGTTGCTAATTCTAG ATTTCAGATGCTACCAATTCAAAAAGGTGAAAAGAGCCTGTGCAATTCTTTTCTGGTTGAAAGTCAAGCTCCTAAGAGGCAGAAACTAGAGGGAGGTCACTTGCGTAAG GCTGCTGATGACAAGCTGCAAACTAACTTTGTTCACAAGGCACCTAAAAAG GATGGAACTTTTGATAAAAACTCTGTGCAGGTGAAGCTGAAACTCACTGTTCCTAGAGAGCCTGACCTTGAAACAGCACATAGGGCCCAAAGGACAAG GCCAAAGAATATTGCAGAACGAGAAAATGATACAGCAGCAGCACATAGATTTAAAGCAAGGCCATTGAACAGAAAA ATTCTCAAGGCTCCGACCTTGCCGATTCCGAAGAAGAGTGCTCCAAAGTTGCCAGAATTTCAA GAATTTCACTTGAAGACATTGGACAGGGCCATGCTGCACACATCATCTGTTCCATCTTCTGTACACTACAACAGTGTTTCTGACAAG TCTTTGCAGGAATCCAATAAACCTAGTACTGTTTCTGTGGCGGGACATGGAAATACAGATTTTGGGGG AACTGCTCATACTTTGACTGGAGTAATTAGCTTAAATGCTCCAAAGAAGGATGTGATAATGCACAGTTTTAAAGCTCGTCCTCTCAATAGGAAG ATATTTTCAAGTAAAGGAGATATTGGCATTTTCCGGAATAGTAAACGGGAAACCACAGTACCAATG GAATTTAGTTTCCAAAGTGGGAAGAGGATTCAGCCTAATTTACCAATTGATCTTTTCAGCAAG CTCTCCCTGACATCAGAACTACAGCCAAGAAATGGATCTCAATTGAAATTGCCCCAATCTACCTTCATGGCTACGAAG AGctcaaaagaaaatagattgaattcattcCAGCCAGAATGTGAG TCAGGACATCTGGTGAAAGAAAAATCATCTGTTTTTGGTGGGAAGCAGAATCAATGGTGCAATGATGAAGTTGGTACCTGCTTGAATGCAAGGAG GAGTTTGGGCATCCGCTGA
- the LOC123204084 gene encoding probable sugar phosphate/phosphate translocator At1g12500 produces MVEAQTWATRRMSNPRLTDSTVDYQLLDMPATPPGDVRNSNVGSFSFISPTVLTALIIASWYFSNISVLLLNKYLLSFYGFRYPIFLTTIHMMACAIYSYVAINIVELVPLQHILSRKQFLKIFALSAIFCFSVVCGNTSLRYIPVSFNQAIGATTPFFTAIFAFLITCKKETAEVYCALMPVVFGIVLASNSEPLFHLFGFLVCVGSTAGRALKSVVQGILLTSEAEKLHSMNLLLYMAPMAVMILLPFTLYIEGNVASITLEKARRDPYIVFLLIGNATVAYLVNLTNFLVTKHTSALTLQVLGNAKGAVAAVVSVLIFRNPVTVMGITGFAVTIMGVVLYSEAKKRSTATTH; encoded by the coding sequence ATGGTCGAGGCACAGACATGGGCAACACGGAGAATGAGCAACCCGAGATTAACCGATTCGACGGTGGATTATCAACTCTTGGATATGCCGGCAACTCCACCAGGTGATGTACGGAACAGCAACGTTGGATCGTTTTCGTTCATATCTCCGACTGTTTTAACGGCTCTGATTATCGCATCATGGTATTTTTCAAACATCAGTGTGCTGCTTCTCAACAAGTACTTACTCAGCTTCTACGGTTTCCGTTACCCAATCTTTCTTACGACGATTCATATGATGGCTTGTGCTATTTATAGTTATGTGGCAATCAACATTGTTGAGCTGGTGCCCCTGCAGCATATTTTATCTAGAAAACAGTTTCTGAAAATCTTTGCATTGAGTGCCATTTTTTGTTTCTCTGTTGTGTGCGGCAATACTTCGCTTAGGTACATTCCTGTTTCGTTTAATCAAGCAATTGGTGCAACGACGCCGTTTTTCACTGCAATTTTTGCATTTTTGATTACTTGCAAGAAGGAAACCGCGGAGGTTTATTGCGCTTTGATGCCTGTTGTGTTTGGTATTGTTCTGGCTAGTAACAGTGAACCCCTGTTCCATTTATTCGGGTTTTTGGTTTGTGTTGGATCCACAGCTGGGCGGGCCTTGAAATCTGTGGTTCAAGGGATTTTGTTAACATCAGAGGCCGAGAAGTTGCATTCAATGAATTTGTTACTTTATATGGCACCCATGGCTGTTATGATCCTACTTCCATTTACTCTCTATATAGAAGGGAATGTGGCTTCCATTACATTGGAGAAAGCTAGAAGAGATCCTTATATTGTTTTCTTGTTGATTGGCAATGCTACGGTGGCTTATCTGGTGAATTTGACTAATTTCTTGGTGACGAAGCATACAAGTGCATTAACTTTGCAGGTACTCGGCAATGCCAAGGGGGCTGTTGCGGCCGTTGTTTCAGTCTTGATTTTTAGAAATCCTGTGACAGTAATGGGGATTACTGGATTTGCTGTAACAATCATGGGTGTGGTGCTTTACAGTGAGGCAAAGAAGAGATCTACAGCCACAACTCATTGA